In Sphingopyxis macrogoltabida, the sequence ATGCGGCCGATCGGCGCGTGGGTGATGGGGCGCTTCGCCGACACGCGTGGGCGCAAGGCAGGATTGTCGCTGTCGGTGGCGCTGATGTTCAGCGGATCGATGCTGATCGCGGTGGCGCCGACCTATGCGACTGCAGGGCTGCTCGGTCCCGCGACGCTGCTAATCGCGCGCATGTTGCAGGGCCTGTCGCTCGGCGGCGAATATGGCGCCAGCGCGACCTATTTGTCGGAAATGGCGCCGCGCGAGCATCGCGGTTTCTGGGCGAGCTTCCAATATATGACCCTTTGCGGCGGCCAACTCTGCGCGATCTTCGTCGCCGTGGTGTTGCAGGGCTTCCTGACCGAGGCCGAACTCACCGCATGGGGCTGGCGTATCCCGTTCGTCATCGGCGCACTGCTCGCGCTCGGCGTCTATCTGCTGCGCCGCAATCTCGCCGAAACCCCGTCGTTCGAGAATCAGGCGGTCGACCGCCCGGTTTCGACCGCAAAGCTGCTGTGGACCGAACACCGCCGTGAAAGCATCCTTGTCGGCATGCTGTCGGCGGGCGGCGGCCTCGCCGCCTATACCTACACCAGCTACATGCAGAAATTCCTCTACAACACAGTGGGTTTCGACAAGGCGACCGCGACCTATATCATCGCCGCCGCGCTGCTGTGGTTCACCGCGATGCAGCCGGTGTTCGGCGCACTGGCCGACAAATTCGGGCGCAAGCCGATGCTGCTGCTGTTCGGCATCGGCGGCGCAATCGCGGCGGTGCCGACATTCATGACGCTGGAGACGGTGACCTCGCCGGTCGTCGCCGCGCTGCTCATCATGATCCCGCTGACGCTGCAGAGCGGCTACAGCGCGAACAATGCGCTGGTGAAGGCCGAGCTCTTCCCGGCGCATATCCGGGGCCTCGGCGTCGCCCTTCCCTATGCGATCGGCAATGCGATGTTTGCAGGGACGCTCGAAATCGTCGCGCTCGGCCTGAAGGACGCGGGCATCGAGCGGGTCTTCTATTTCTACGTTGCTTTCGTCATCGCGATGGCGGGCGTTGCGACCCTGCTCCTCCCCGAAACTCGTGAGCGGAGCCTGATCGTCGAAGATTGATCCGCGCAATATAGTATCAAAGGAAACCGGGACCGCTATAAGGGCTGCATCCACTGAACGGAGCATCCCCATGGCCAGGCGCGGCAATCCCAAGATGAACAGCAAGAAAATCGGCGACAAGACGCTGAGCCCCGCAACACTGATGATGGGACTCGGCTATGACCCGATGCTGTCCGAAGGATCGCTGAAGCCACCGATTTTCCTCACCTCGACTTTCGCCTTCGAAAGCGCCGCGGCGGGCAAGCGCTTCTTCGAACATATTACGGGCAAGCGGCAGGGCCCCGCCGACGGGCTCGTCTATTCGCGCTTCAACGGGCCGAACCAGGAGATCCTCGAGGACCGGCTCGCAGTCTGGGACGGTGCCGACGACTGCCTCGTCTTTTCGAGCGGCATGTCGGCGATCGCCACCCTGCTCCTCGCGCTCGTCGGCCAGAATGACGTCATCGTCCATTCGGGCCCGCTCTATGCCGCGACCGAAACGCTGATCGCGCGCATCCTGTCGCGCTTCGGGATCAGCTTCGTCGATTTCCCGGCCGGCGCGACGCGTGAGGAACTCGACGCGATCCTCGCCCGTGCCACGGCGCTCGCCGCCGAGAAGGGTGGCAAGGTTGCGCTCGTCTACCTCGAAAGCCCCGCGAACCCGACCAACGCGCTCGTCGATGTCGAAGCGGTGCGCGCGGCGCGCGATGCCGCCTTCCCCGGCGAGCAAAAGCCGGCGATCGCGATCGACAACACCTTCCTCGGCCCGCTCTGGCAACAGCCGCTGAAGCAGGGCGCCGAACTCGTCGTCTACAGCCTGACCAAATATGCCGGCGGCCATTCGGACCTTGTCGCGGGCGGCGTGTCGGGCGACCAGCGGCTGATCGATGTGATCCGCCCGATGCGCAATACGATCGGCACGATCTGCGATCCCAACACGGCATGGATGCTGCTGCGTAGCCTCGAGACGCTGGAACTGCGCATGAGCCGCGCGGGCGAGAACGCACTGAAGGTCTGCACTTACCTCCGCGATCATCCCAAGGTCGAAGGTCTCGGCTATCTCGGTTTTATCACGGATGCCCGGCAGAAGGACATTTTCGACCGCCATTGCTCGGGCGCGGGGTCGACCTTCTCGCTCTTCATCAAGGGCGGCGAGGAAGAAAGCTTCCGTTTCCTCGATGCGCTCAAGATCGCCAAGCTCGCAGTCAGCCTCGGCGGCACCGAAACGCTCGCCAGCCATCCCGCGGCGATGACCCACCTGTCGGTACCCGACGAGCGCAAGAAGGCGCTGGGCATCACCGACAATCTGGTGCGCGTGTCGATTGGTATCGAAAATGCCGACGACCTGATCGCCGATTTCGCGCAGGCGCTCGACGCAGTCTAGTGCCTGCGCTTCGTGCGCCAATCGACCACCTGCCAGCCCATTTGCGGCGCCAGCCGCTTGAGCTTGCGCGACGGTGTTGTCGCCACCCCCTCGTCGGCGAAGTGCAGCATCGGGTGATCGGAGACATGGTCCGAATAGGCGCGGATATGCGCGGCATCGCGGGTGATCGCATTGCGTTCGAGCCAGTCGGAGATGCGCGCGAACTTCGCCTCGCCATAGCAATTGTCGCCGGACAGTCGCGCGTGGATATGGTCGGCGCCATCGGGCTCGTCGAGCTGCGTCGCCAGCACGTCGTCGATGCCCAGCCGCGCCGCGATCGCATCGACATAAAGGTGGAAGGATGCTGTCGCGAGGAGCAGGCGGTACCCCGCCTCGCGGTCGGCGGCGATCTGTTCGAGCGCGGCCGAATGCAGACCGCGCGCAATCACCTTGTCGGCATAGCTTTCGGCAAGCGGGGCGATTTCAGAGCGGCGGAAGCGCTTGCCGACGAGCAGGCGAAGATTGATCGCCTTGAGCCGCGACCGGTCGATCAGGCGCGCCGCATAGGCCAGCCCGGCGAGCCCGACGACGGGCAGGAGCAACAGCCGCCATTGCTGGCGCCGCTGCGCGACATGCATCAGGAAACCGCTGTAGGTGCCCGACCGCGTGATCGTCCGGTCCATGTCGTACATCGCGACGCGATGGGTGTAGTCGATCGTCGGGGCAGGCGGCGGCGCTTCCATTCCGTCGCTCTAGCCGCTGGCTGCGCGGCGGCCAAGAGGGCGGGATTCGCTTGCCGTGCCAAGGCAAATAATACAGGGTCGCCCGCAAGATGGTGGCCAAGGCTGATTTTGAATATGATGAGGGGACCGGCGGCGCCGATGTGCGCTTTTCGGGGCGCCTGACCCTCGCGCGGCTGAACGACCTGCCCGCCCGGCTCGAGGCGATCGGGCCGATCGCGACGCTCGACCTGTCGCGAATCGACCGCATCGACACCGTCGGGGCGTGGATCGTGACGCGCACGGTCAATGAACATGGTGCCAAAGTCACCGGGGCGAGCGAAGAAGCCCAGCGGCTGCTCGACGCACTGGCCGACGACAAGAGCGAATATCGCGTCCATCGCGACCGCCGCTCGCCGCTGATCCGCATGCTCGAACAGGTGGGTACTGCGAGCGTCGCGGTGTGGCACGAACTGCTCGGCATCATCGGCTTTTTCGGCGCGATGATCATCGCGCTCGGCACCCAGATCAGGGCGCGGCGGCGGCTGCGCTGGAACGCCATCGTCACCCGTTTCCAGACCGTCGGGGTCGACGCGCTTCCCATCATCGGCCTGATGACCTTCCTGATCGGGATCGTCATCGCGCAGCAGGGCGCCGTCCAGCTCCGCCAGTTCGGGCTGGAAGTGTTCACGATCAATCTTGTCGGCCGCGCCTCGATCCGCGAACTCGGCCTGCTGATGACCGCGATCATGGTCGCCGGCCGGTCGGGATCGGCCTTTGCGGCGCAGATCGGCACGATGAAACTGACCGAGGAGATCGACGCGATGCGCACCATCGGCGTCTCGCCGATGGAAGCGATCGTCTTGCCGCGCGTCGCGGCCGCCACCATCCTGATGCCGCTACTTGGCTTTTATGCCAGCATCTGTGCCATCATCGGCGGCGGCGTCTTCTGCTGGATCGGGCTGGAAATCGCCCCGCTCACCTATATCCAGATGCTGCGCGATATCATCCCGATGACCGATTTCTGGGCCATGCTGATCAAGGCGCCGGTGTTCGGGCTGCTGGTCGGCGTCACCGGCTGTTACGAAGGCATGCAGGTTCGCCAGAATGCCGAGGAAGTCGGCAAGCGGACGACGTCGGCCGTGGTCGCCGCGATTTTCCTCGTCATCGTCCTCGATGCCTTTTTCGCGGTCTTCTTCTCTTCGATCGGATGGAATTGATGAGCGAAGAGATAAAGGAAGAGATTGCGGAAGAGCTGGCGGCGGCCGATGCGGTGCGCCCCGAAAAGTTCGAAAATGCCATCTGCATTCGCGGTCTCGTCAACAAATTCGGCGAGGCGGTGATTCACGACGGGCTCGACCTCGACGTGCGCTCGGGCGAGATATTGGGCGTGGTCGGCGGATCGGGCACCGGCAAGTCTGTGCTGATGCGCTCGATCATCGGCTTGCAGACCCCCGATGCCGGCGAGATCGAGGTTTACGGCAAGACGCTCGACACCATTGCCAATGAAGAGGAATCACGCGACCTGCGGCGCCGCTGGGGCGTGATGTTTCAGGGCGGCGCGCTCTTCTCGACGCTGAGTGTCGCCGAGAATATCCAGGTGCCGCTGCGCGAATATTATCCGCGCCTCGACCAGCGCTTGCTCGACGAAATCGCCGCCTACAAGGTCGCGATGGTCGGCCTGCCGCCCGACGCCGGGCCCAAATATCCCGCCGAGCTGTCGGGCGGGATGGTCAAGCGTGCTGGCCTGGCGCGCGCCCTCGCGCTCGATCCAGCATTGCTTTTCCTCGACGAACCGACCGCCGGGCTCGACCCGATCGGCGCGGCGAAATTCGACGAGCTGATCCGCGAACTCGCCGACACGATGGGGCTGACCGTCTTCCTGATCACCCACGACCTCGATTCGCTTTATGCGACCTGCGACCGCGTCGCGGTGCTCGCCGAAAAGAAGGTGATCGCGGTCGGCACCATCCCGGAACTGCTTGCCACCGAGCATCCGTGGATACAGGATTATTTCAACGGACCGCGCGGCCGCGCTGCGGCGGGCGGGAACCAAACCGCGAAGAAAACCGTCTTGGGCGGCGATAGGAAAAGCTGATGGAAACACGCTCGAACAACGTCCTCGTCGGCGCCTTCGTCCTCCTTTTCACGGCGGCACTCGCGTTTTTCGTCGTCTGGCTCGCCAACGACAGCGGCGGCGACAAGCGCGAATATGACATCTTCTTCAAACAGTCGGTCGACGGGCTGAACAAGGGCGCGCAGGTGCAATTTTCCGGCGTCCCGGCGGGACAGGTGCGCGAAATCGCGCTGTGGCCCGACGACCCGCAATTCGTGCGCGTGCGCATCGAAGTGAACGAGAATGTCCCTGTGCTGCAGGGAACGACCGCGGCGCTCGAGGGCGTCGGCTTCACCGGCGTGTCGCAGATTTCGCTCGACGGCGCGGTCAAGGGTGCACCGCCGATCACCGACAAGGGCCCGGCGGGCAAGCCGGTGATCCCGACCCGCGTCGGCGGTCTCGGCGAACTGCTCAACACTGCACCGCAACTGCTGCAGCGGCTGTCGACGCTGTCCGAGCGGCTCGCCGAACTTGCCGACGACCGCAATCAGGAAAGCTTTGCCGCGATCCTCAAGAATGTCGAGCAGTCGACCGCGATCCTCGCGCGCAACGGCCCGGCGATCGAAAAGGCGCTCGCCGACACGCGGATCGCGATCCAGCAAACCGGCAACGCCGCCGAACAGATCGGCAATCTCGCCGCCTCGGCGCAGGGCACGATCGACCGCAACGTCGACCCGGCGATGGCCAATCTGCGCGACACGCTGAAATCGGCGAGCGCGTCGATGGCGACGCTCGAAGCGGCCATCGCCGACGCCCGCCCCGGTCTCCAGACGTTCAGCGAAACCACCGTTCCCGAAGCCAATGCGCTGATCCGCGACCTCCGCCGCACTTCCTCGACGCTGTCCAGCCTGACCGACAAGCTCGACCAGCAGGGCGCCGGCGCCGTGATCGGCGGCAGCAAGCTGCCCGACTATAAACCATGAGGACCCTGCTTATGCTCCGCCGCCTTCGCACCCTGCCGCTGCTCGTCCTCGGCGCTGCCTCGCTCTCGGCGTGCGTCAGTCTGGGCGGCAAGACGCCACCCTTCCTGCTGACCCTCGATGCTGCGGCCGCTCCCGTCGCCGGCGAAGCGCGCACGGCCAGCGAAGCCGCGACGCTGACGATCCTGATCCCGACCGCGCCGCAGAAATTGCGCACGGTGCGCATTCCGGTGCAGCAGGACAATGCCAGCATTGCCTATGTGAAGGATGCGCAATGGGTCGAGGCGCCGCCGCGCCTGTTCCAGCGCCTCGTGTCCGAAACCGTCGCCGCGCGCACCTCGCGCGTCGTGCTCGACGAAGGGCAATATCTGACCGCGCCGGGCGACCAGCTCGCCGGGCAGCTCATGGAATTCGGCGTCGACGCAGCGACGAACGAGGCGGTCGTCGTCTATCAGGCGATGCTCGTCAACGCGGGCGGCAAGAGCGTTACCCAGCGCCGCTTCGAGGCGCGCGAACCGATCGGGAGCAAGGTCGAAGCGAAACCGGTCGGCGAGGCGCTCACCGCGGCGGCGAACAAGGTCGCGGTCGATATCGCGGGTTGGCTCGGCAGCTAAGGCCGGCGCTCAGGCGCCGGCATGGCCGAGCGGCAGGCTCGACGTGCGCTTGACCTCGCTCATCACGACGCTCGACGTCACCTCCCCCACCGCGGGAAGCTGCGAGAGCGTTTCGTAGAAGAATTTCTCGTAATAGCCGATGTCGGGGACGATGACCTTGAGCAGCACGTCGATCCCGCCAAGCAGGATATAGCATTCGAGGATTTCGGGAATTTCCTGCACCTGCTGCCGGAACGCCGAGGTCGCCTGCGGGTCGTGGGCAACGAGCTTGACCGTCGCGAATATCTCGATGGTCAGGCCCAGCGCGGCAGGATCGACCAGCCATGTCTGGCGCCGGAGCACGCCCCTTTCCTTGAGCGCCCGGACACGCCTCCAGCAGGGCGGCGGGGTCATTCCGAGCTTGTCGGCAAGCTCGGCGATCGAAAGGCCGCCATCCTCCTGCAACAGTGAAATGATTCGGCGATCAATCGAATCCAAGGTCATATATTTTATCACAATTGCCAGTATGAGGTATTATAATTACCTCGATTGACGATTTATCGCAATCATCCTGAATGAAATTACCCGCCTCTCCTGCGACATTCGTTGGCAGGAGGAAGCGATGTTTCACCACCATCCGTCATTCGACCGGCACAAGCTGGTCACCGCGCGCCACGACGATGCGTCGGGCCTGTCGGCAATCATCGCCGTCCACGACGACAGCCGCGGCCCGGCGATCGGCGGGTGCCGGATCAGTCCCTATGCGACGCCCGATGCCGCGCTCAACGACGTCCTCCGCCTGTCGCGAGGCATGACTTACAAGACCGCGATCGCCGACATCCCATACGGCGGGGGTAAGGCGGTGATCATCGCCGATCCGCGCACCGACAAGACCCGCGCCCTGCTCGAAGCAATGGGCGATTTCGTCGAGAGCCTTGATGGCACCTATATCACCTCGTTCGATTCGGGTTCGACGCTCGACGATGTCAGGACCATCGGCACGCGGACGCGCTTTTCCGCGGGCACCCTGCCCGAAGCTGGTGACGCGTCGCAGTCAACCGCCGAGGGGGTTTTTGTCTGCATGCGCGCCGCGGCGGAACTGGCCCTCGGCCGCCCGACGCTGGGGGGGGTGCCGTGTCGCGGTGCAGGGGGTCGGCAATGTCGGCGGACGGCTTGTCCGGCTGCTCGCCGATGCCGGGGCGCAAATCTGGGTCGCCGATGCGAACGAGAATCTGGCGCGCGAGGTGGCGGAGGAGACCGGCGCGTCGCTTTGCGGCATCGACGACGTGCACCGGATCGACGCCGATATCTTCTCCCCCAACGCGCTTGGTGCGATCCTCAACGAAAGCAGCATCACCGAACTCAAGGCGAAGGTCGTAGTCGGCGGCGCCAACAACCAGCTCGCGACACCCGACGACGACCTCCGGCTGCGCGCAGCGGGGATCGCCTATTGCCCCGACTTCCTCGCCAACGCAGGCGGGATCGTCAATCTCCACTACCAGCGCTCGACATGGTCGCCCGCCCGGCTCGCCGAACATATCGAAGGGCTGGCCGCGACGTTTCGCGAAATTTTCGAAACCGCTGCCAAATCCGGTGCGGGCACGGGTGCGGTCGCCAATGCCATTGCCGAGGATCGCATTCGCGCCGCCGGGGGCCGGCGGTGACGGCGCACATCATCCGCGAATATTATGCGCGCATCGACCGCTGCGACACCGACTGGGTCGTCGACCTGTTCGATGACGACGCGGTCTATGAACGCGCCGAGACCGTCTATACGGGGCGTCCGGCAATCGCCCGTTTCTTTCGCGAGGAGCGCCAGATCCGCGGCGTCCATCATATCGAAGCGCTGGTCGCCAACGATGACGGTGATCTGGTCGTCGCCATCGGCCGTTTCGACGGCGCCGGCGCCGCGGGGGACGTGCGCAACATAGGCTTCGCCGATATGTGGCAATTCGGCGATGGCGGACGCATCCATCTCCGCCGCACCTTCCTTGCTCGCGGCAGCGACTACGTCCGCCAGTAAAGCCCTATCCCGCCAGGCTCTTGCTCGCCTGTTCAGTCACGTCGCGTGATAGCCCCGGCTGGGCAAGAATGCGTTCGAGTTCCGCACGCATCATCGCCCCCCGCGCTTCGTCGAAGCGCTTCCAGCGGCCGAGCGGCGGGATCATCTTCGCCGCGGTCTGCGGATTCTTGGGATCCAGCGCGATGACGAGGTCGGCGATCAGCCGGTAGCCCGCGCCGTCGGCCTGATGGAACGCCGCCTGATTGCCGCTGAACGCGCCATAGAGCGAGCGCACGCGATTGGGGTTCGCCAGCGTGAAGTCAGGATGCTGCGCGAGGGCTTTCACCGCATCGACGGTGTCGGGGCGTAGCGACCAGGCCTGCACCTGGAACCATTTGTCGAGCACGAGCGGATTGTCGCGATAGCGCTGGTAGAAGATGTCGAGCGCATGGGCGCGCTCGTCGCTGTCGCCATGCGCCAGCGTCGCGAGCGCGGCCTGCCGCTCGGTCATCCCGTCGGCGCCGGAGAAAATCCCGAACGCCAGTGCCGGGACGTCGTCCTGCCCCGTTGCCGCGAGATAGGCGAGCGCGACGCCGCGGAGGCGCCGGCCGCCCTTGGCCTTGCTCGACAGGTCGGTCGCGGGCGGTG encodes:
- a CDS encoding MFS transporter, whose protein sequence is MKALAIPRKRLVSIIGGSAGNLVEWYDWFAYAAFAIYFAPVFFPKADPTAQLLNSAAIFAVGFVMRPIGAWVMGRFADTRGRKAGLSLSVALMFSGSMLIAVAPTYATAGLLGPATLLIARMLQGLSLGGEYGASATYLSEMAPREHRGFWASFQYMTLCGGQLCAIFVAVVLQGFLTEAELTAWGWRIPFVIGALLALGVYLLRRNLAETPSFENQAVDRPVSTAKLLWTEHRRESILVGMLSAGGGLAAYTYTSYMQKFLYNTVGFDKATATYIIAAALLWFTAMQPVFGALADKFGRKPMLLLFGIGGAIAAVPTFMTLETVTSPVVAALLIMIPLTLQSGYSANNALVKAELFPAHIRGLGVALPYAIGNAMFAGTLEIVALGLKDAGIERVFYFYVAFVIAMAGVATLLLPETRERSLIVED
- a CDS encoding cystathionine gamma-synthase family protein, giving the protein MARRGNPKMNSKKIGDKTLSPATLMMGLGYDPMLSEGSLKPPIFLTSTFAFESAAAGKRFFEHITGKRQGPADGLVYSRFNGPNQEILEDRLAVWDGADDCLVFSSGMSAIATLLLALVGQNDVIVHSGPLYAATETLIARILSRFGISFVDFPAGATREELDAILARATALAAEKGGKVALVYLESPANPTNALVDVEAVRAARDAAFPGEQKPAIAIDNTFLGPLWQQPLKQGAELVVYSLTKYAGGHSDLVAGGVSGDQRLIDVIRPMRNTIGTICDPNTAWMLLRSLETLELRMSRAGENALKVCTYLRDHPKVEGLGYLGFITDARQKDIFDRHCSGAGSTFSLFIKGGEEESFRFLDALKIAKLAVSLGGTETLASHPAAMTHLSVPDERKKALGITDNLVRVSIGIENADDLIADFAQALDAV
- a CDS encoding HAD family hydrolase — its product is MEAPPPAPTIDYTHRVAMYDMDRTITRSGTYSGFLMHVAQRRQQWRLLLLPVVGLAGLAYAARLIDRSRLKAINLRLLVGKRFRRSEIAPLAESYADKVIARGLHSAALEQIAADREAGYRLLLATASFHLYVDAIAARLGIDDVLATQLDEPDGADHIHARLSGDNCYGEAKFARISDWLERNAITRDAAHIRAYSDHVSDHPMLHFADEGVATTPSRKLKRLAPQMGWQVVDWRTKRRH
- a CDS encoding ABC transporter permease, yielding MVAKADFEYDEGTGGADVRFSGRLTLARLNDLPARLEAIGPIATLDLSRIDRIDTVGAWIVTRTVNEHGAKVTGASEEAQRLLDALADDKSEYRVHRDRRSPLIRMLEQVGTASVAVWHELLGIIGFFGAMIIALGTQIRARRRLRWNAIVTRFQTVGVDALPIIGLMTFLIGIVIAQQGAVQLRQFGLEVFTINLVGRASIRELGLLMTAIMVAGRSGSAFAAQIGTMKLTEEIDAMRTIGVSPMEAIVLPRVAAATILMPLLGFYASICAIIGGGVFCWIGLEIAPLTYIQMLRDIIPMTDFWAMLIKAPVFGLLVGVTGCYEGMQVRQNAEEVGKRTTSAVVAAIFLVIVLDAFFAVFFSSIGWN
- a CDS encoding ABC transporter ATP-binding protein yields the protein MSEEIKEEIAEELAAADAVRPEKFENAICIRGLVNKFGEAVIHDGLDLDVRSGEILGVVGGSGTGKSVLMRSIIGLQTPDAGEIEVYGKTLDTIANEEESRDLRRRWGVMFQGGALFSTLSVAENIQVPLREYYPRLDQRLLDEIAAYKVAMVGLPPDAGPKYPAELSGGMVKRAGLARALALDPALLFLDEPTAGLDPIGAAKFDELIRELADTMGLTVFLITHDLDSLYATCDRVAVLAEKKVIAVGTIPELLATEHPWIQDYFNGPRGRAAAGGNQTAKKTVLGGDRKS
- a CDS encoding MlaD family protein; amino-acid sequence: METRSNNVLVGAFVLLFTAALAFFVVWLANDSGGDKREYDIFFKQSVDGLNKGAQVQFSGVPAGQVREIALWPDDPQFVRVRIEVNENVPVLQGTTAALEGVGFTGVSQISLDGAVKGAPPITDKGPAGKPVIPTRVGGLGELLNTAPQLLQRLSTLSERLAELADDRNQESFAAILKNVEQSTAILARNGPAIEKALADTRIAIQQTGNAAEQIGNLAASAQGTIDRNVDPAMANLRDTLKSASASMATLEAAIADARPGLQTFSETTVPEANALIRDLRRTSSTLSSLTDKLDQQGAGAVIGGSKLPDYKP
- a CDS encoding ABC-type transport auxiliary lipoprotein family protein, whose product is MLRRLRTLPLLVLGAASLSACVSLGGKTPPFLLTLDAAAAPVAGEARTASEAATLTILIPTAPQKLRTVRIPVQQDNASIAYVKDAQWVEAPPRLFQRLVSETVAARTSRVVLDEGQYLTAPGDQLAGQLMEFGVDAATNEAVVVYQAMLVNAGGKSVTQRRFEAREPIGSKVEAKPVGEALTAAANKVAVDIAGWLGS
- a CDS encoding Lrp/AsnC family transcriptional regulator — protein: MTLDSIDRRIISLLQEDGGLSIAELADKLGMTPPPCWRRVRALKERGVLRRQTWLVDPAALGLTIEIFATVKLVAHDPQATSAFRQQVQEIPEILECYILLGGIDVLLKVIVPDIGYYEKFFYETLSQLPAVGEVTSSVVMSEVKRTSSLPLGHAGA
- a CDS encoding Rossmann-fold NAD(P)-binding domain-containing protein, producing MQGVGNVGGRLVRLLADAGAQIWVADANENLAREVAEETGASLCGIDDVHRIDADIFSPNALGAILNESSITELKAKVVVGGANNQLATPDDDLRLRAAGIAYCPDFLANAGGIVNLHYQRSTWSPARLAEHIEGLAATFREIFETAAKSGAGTGAVANAIAEDRIRAAGGRR
- a CDS encoding nuclear transport factor 2 family protein, which codes for MTAHIIREYYARIDRCDTDWVVDLFDDDAVYERAETVYTGRPAIARFFREERQIRGVHHIEALVANDDGDLVVAIGRFDGAGAAGDVRNIGFADMWQFGDGGRIHLRRTFLARGSDYVRQ